A single window of Streptomyces sudanensis DNA harbors:
- a CDS encoding AlkA N-terminal domain-containing protein yields MHTDTERCVRAVQSKDARFDGWFFTAVLTTGIYCRPSCPVVPPKPRNMTFYPSAAACQQAGFRACKRCRPDTSPGSPEWDVRADTVARAMRLIRDGVVDREGVPGLAARLGYSTRQIERQLLAELGAGPLALARAQRAQTARVLIETTALPMADVAFAAGFSSVRTFNDTVREVFALAPTELRARATGARGAPAPTPGVIALRLPYRTPLNPSNLFGHLAATAVPGVEEWRDGAYRRTLALPYGHGIAALAPAADHIACRLHLTDPRDLAHAISRCRWLLDLDADPVAVDELLRADPLLAPHVDRAPGRRVPRTVDAAEFAVRAVLGQQVSTAAARTHAGRLVAAYGTPVEDPGGGLTHLFPAADALAALDPDALALPRSRRATLTTLVRALAEGSLKLGPDSAWDEARAALLALPGFGPWTVEIIAMRALGDPDAFLPTDLGVRRAAAGLGMPATPAALTARAAAWRPWRAYAVQYLWATDSHPVNHLPA; encoded by the coding sequence ATGCACACCGACACCGAGCGCTGCGTGCGGGCCGTCCAGTCGAAGGACGCACGCTTCGACGGCTGGTTCTTCACCGCCGTCCTGACCACCGGCATCTACTGCCGCCCCAGCTGCCCGGTCGTGCCGCCCAAACCGCGGAACATGACGTTCTACCCGAGCGCCGCCGCCTGCCAGCAGGCCGGCTTCCGGGCCTGCAAGCGGTGCCGCCCCGACACCAGCCCCGGCTCCCCGGAGTGGGACGTCCGCGCCGACACCGTCGCCCGCGCCATGCGCCTCATCCGCGACGGCGTCGTCGACCGCGAGGGGGTGCCCGGACTCGCCGCCCGGCTCGGCTACTCGACCCGCCAGATCGAACGGCAGCTCCTCGCCGAACTCGGCGCCGGACCGCTCGCCCTCGCCCGCGCCCAGCGCGCCCAGACGGCCCGCGTGCTCATCGAGACCACCGCGCTGCCGATGGCCGACGTGGCGTTCGCCGCCGGCTTCTCCTCCGTGCGCACCTTCAACGACACCGTCCGGGAGGTGTTCGCCCTCGCCCCGACCGAGCTGCGCGCCCGCGCCACCGGCGCCCGCGGCGCCCCGGCGCCCACCCCCGGCGTGATCGCCCTGCGGCTGCCGTACCGCACGCCGCTGAACCCGTCCAACCTGTTCGGCCACCTCGCCGCGACCGCCGTCCCCGGCGTCGAGGAGTGGCGCGACGGCGCTTACCGGCGCACCCTCGCCCTGCCGTACGGGCACGGCATCGCCGCCCTCGCCCCCGCCGCCGACCACATCGCCTGCCGCCTCCACCTCACCGACCCGCGCGACCTGGCCCACGCCATCAGCCGCTGCCGCTGGCTCCTGGACCTCGACGCCGACCCCGTCGCCGTCGACGAACTGCTGCGCGCCGACCCGCTGCTCGCCCCGCACGTCGACCGGGCGCCCGGCCGCCGGGTGCCGCGCACGGTCGACGCCGCCGAGTTCGCCGTCCGCGCCGTCCTCGGCCAGCAGGTCTCCACGGCCGCCGCCCGCACCCACGCCGGGCGCCTCGTCGCCGCGTACGGCACGCCCGTCGAGGACCCCGGGGGCGGCCTCACCCACCTGTTCCCCGCGGCCGACGCGCTCGCCGCGCTCGACCCGGACGCCCTCGCCCTGCCGCGCAGCCGCCGCGCCACGCTCACCACCCTCGTCCGGGCCCTCGCGGAGGGCTCCCTCAAACTGGGCCCGGACAGCGCCTGGGACGAGGCCCGTGCCGCCCTGCTGGCCCTGCCCGGCTTCGGCCCCTGGACCGTCGAGATCATCGCCATGCGCGCGCTCGGCGACCCCGACGCGTTCCTCCCCACCGACCTCGGCGTCCGCCGCGCCGCCGCCGGGCTCGGTATGCCCGCGACCCCCGCCGCCCTCACGGCCCGCGCCGCGGCCTGGCGCCCCTGGCGCGCCTACGCGGTCCAGTACCTGTGGGCCACCGACAGCCACCCCGTCAACCACCTCCCCGCCTGA
- a CDS encoding methylated-DNA--[protein]-cysteine S-methyltransferase encodes MHRQHTIVDSPYGPLTLVATDGVLSGLYMTAQRHRPPEETFGEPDPRPFREAVRQLDAYHAGELTGFDLPLHLAGTPFQQRVWELLRAIPYGETRTYGELAAALGKPTASRAVGLANGRNPIGIIVPCHRVVGASGALTGYGGGLDRKRRLLAFESGAPDGALF; translated from the coding sequence ATGCACCGGCAGCACACGATCGTCGACAGCCCCTACGGCCCCCTCACCCTCGTCGCCACCGACGGCGTCCTCAGCGGCCTGTACATGACCGCCCAGCGCCACCGGCCCCCGGAGGAGACCTTCGGCGAACCGGACCCGCGCCCCTTCCGGGAGGCGGTCCGCCAGCTCGACGCCTACCACGCGGGCGAGCTGACCGGGTTCGACCTGCCCCTGCACCTGGCCGGCACCCCGTTCCAGCAGCGCGTGTGGGAGCTGCTGCGGGCCATCCCGTACGGCGAGACCCGCACCTACGGCGAGCTGGCGGCGGCCCTGGGGAAGCCCACCGCGTCCCGCGCGGTCGGCCTCGCCAACGGCCGCAACCCGATCGGGATCATCGTCCCCTGCCACCGCGTCGTCGGGGCGAGCGGCGCCCTCACCGGCTACGGCGGCGGCCTGGACCGCAAGCGCCGCCTCCTCGCCTTCGAGAGCGGCGCCCCGGACGGCGCGCTCTTCTGA
- a CDS encoding Gfo/Idh/MocA family oxidoreductase, whose product MSPERAAGRFVEHLLPVEDAEPVAVGPRSAGSARLFAARYSVPRAYGSHQDLLACPHVDIVYVAAVNSAHGWHCAWSRRPGSTCCARKDLATAAAEAGEPIDLAGAGGSR is encoded by the coding sequence ATGTCCCCTGAACGCGCGGCGGGCAGGTTCGTGGAGCACCTCCTGCCGGTGGAGGATGCCGAACCCGTGGCCGTCGGACCCCGGAGCGCCGGGTCGGCCCGCCTCTTCGCGGCCAGGTACTCCGTACCCAGGGCCTACGGCAGCCACCAGGACCTGCTGGCCTGCCCGCACGTCGACATCGTGTACGTGGCGGCGGTCAATTCCGCGCACGGCTGGCACTGCGCATGGTCCCGGAGGCCGGGAAGCACGTGCTGTGCGAGAAAAGACCTGGCGACGGCCGCCGCAGAGGCGGGAGAACCGATCGACCTGGCCGGCGCCGGGGGAAGCCGCTGA
- a CDS encoding Gfo/Idh/MocA family protein translates to MPARGAQGHRPRGRGGRRHSPPPARRHRCPGPSGGQGAPVHPGRGGALLDSGACGLSLAELLFGPPATVSARSSLSEEGVDETTTVLLGHARGAVVEISCSMTTHLRTGAVLEGSEGRIKLPSPSTGRTASSCAV, encoded by the coding sequence GTGCCTGCCCGCGGTGCGCAAGGCCATCGACCTCGTGGCCGCGGGGGCCGTCGGCACTCCCCGCCTCCTGCGCGCCGGCACCGATGCCCCGGCCCCTCAGGAGGCCAGGGAGCGCCTGTACACCCCGGACGGGGCGGGGCCCTGCTGGACTCCGGCGCCTGCGGCCTCTCCCTGGCCGAGCTGCTGTTCGGCCCGCCCGCCACCGTCAGCGCCCGCTCGTCGCTCTCCGAGGAGGGCGTGGACGAGACCACCACGGTCCTCCTCGGCCACGCCCGCGGTGCCGTGGTGGAGATCTCCTGCTCGATGACGACCCACCTTCGGACCGGTGCCGTACTGGAGGGAAGCGAGGGGCGGATCAAACTGCCCTCCCCTTCTACGGGACGGACCGCGTCGTCCTGCGCGGTGTGA